The following is a genomic window from Haliaeetus albicilla chromosome 13, bHalAlb1.1, whole genome shotgun sequence.
acacacccaagggggggggacacccaggcgTCAGTGGGGACAAACGGACACCTAAATGGGAATGGGGGCCCAGGCGTGGGGGCTGTGGTTCAAGGACTCCTAGGGCCCAAGCCCCTCCCTTTTTAAGCTCCCCCACTCCAATGACCCCGCCCTGGCTCCACCCCAGCTGGCCCTGCCCACCCCCggccccgcctcccccccggccccgccctcACCGTCCCGCCCCATGGCGGCAAAGAGGTGGGCGAGCTCCAGCAGGAGGGCGGTGCCGACACCCGAGGCCGCCGCGCCAGGCCCCAGCGAATCCCGTTGCGCCCCCACGATGATGTAACAGTCTGGAGGGGGTGGAGTCAGGCAGGCTCCACCCCCATCTAGCCACACCCCCTAAGGGGTCAGCACCACCCACTGGGTCCCCCCACCTGCCCTGTGGTGGCCCCACCTCCTTCTCCAGGCTCCACCCTTCCCTTTAGCCCCACCCCAACCACAAGCCCCACCCCCTTTAGCCCCACCTGCTTTACCACCCCACCTGGCTTGACCTTGCCCCCTACAGCAGCACGACCTCAGGCTTGACCCCGCCCCCGTGCTCCCATGCCTCTGGCCACACCCCCGATTGACCACACCCCCGAATGACCACACCCCAACTGGCCACACCCCCCGTGGatcctccctgctgcagccctcccCCTCCCGCAGGCCTGACCCTCCTCTCCGTGCCTCCACCCCTTCTAGCCCCGCCCCCTATGACCCACCCACTTTGACCCCACCCCCTTTGACCCCGCCCCCCTCACCGGGCTCCAGCCGCCCCTCCAGGGCCCCGAAGACGCTGGTGAGGGTCCCCGGTGCCGTCCCCGCGGCCACGCTCAGCCGCAGCCGCCGACCCCCTGGGCCCGGCTGGTACCGGAGCCCCTGGCTGGGGGGACCCCAGTGCGCCGGCGCCCGcggcccccccagcaccctgcgtggggcggggggggacgtGGGTGTCCGGGGAGGGACACCCGGGCGCCCGGGCACAGCAGCTGGAGCCCCTCCCACGCTGCCGAGGCCTAATTGCCCCTAATTATGCCCAGCTGCCCCTAACGAGGCTCCAACTGCCCCACCCACACTGGGGTCCCAGACCCCGggtcgttccccccccccctccctccgtCATTCCACCCCCAACTCCTGGGGAGCCAGAGCTCCCCCTCACCAGCACCCAGCAGGTAAGTGGGGGATCCctggacccccccaccccaccccagagGACCCCCGGCCGtccagggaggggaggggaggggaggggggggggaacacgaCGACCCCCCCCCGGCGCCAGGGCGTACCGCAGCAGGCGGGCGGCAGTGCTGGCGCTGAGGGTGTGGGCAGGGATGGCGGGCAGCCcctgggggcggcgggggggggcccggccgcTGAAGGAGGGGAACCCCCGGCTGTAGGGGTCCCCCAAGCCCTCCTGCACCTGCGGGGACAAGTCAGaggcggggacccccccccaagctcCCCCAgatccccccaacccccccagcatccccaacACCCCCCAGCGCCCCCAAACCTCCTTGATCCCCCCActcacccccctgcccccccgaTCCTCTAGATACCCCCAAATCCCCACACAGCCCCCTAAAACACCCCAgccccaaaacaccccaaacccccccagccaccccaaTACTCTAGATAAcacccaaatcccccccaactCCCCAAGCCTCCCCCCTTCCACCCCTAGGACCCCCAATtcaacccccccagccccctaaAAGCCCCCACCCCCTCAAATCTCCCCAGTTACCCTCAAGACCCACAGAGATGCCCACCCCAACTTACCCCCAGCCCCCTGtacccccccccatcccctccccgcccccccactcACGTGGACAGTCacggctgtgtccccccccagcccgggcccccccccgggcccggcCGTGTCCTGGGGGTCGGGGTACAGCAGCACCCCAATGGCCCCCGaccccgctgccgccgccacCTGAGGACCCACGTGTCTGGGGGACCCCCACAAaccgcccctcccccccctcagGCATCCaggcctccccctccccccaaggGCTCATGTGTCCGGGGGACCCCCACATCTACCCCTCCCCCCATCTGAGGGACCCTGGCATGCAgacaccccactccccccaaaGTGGACCCTGGTGtcctgcccctccccccccaggggGGTCCCCAATATCCAGCCCCTCCCCGCCATGGGGGTCCCCAgcatcctcccctcccccccccaggcccaccTTGGCAGCGGGGGGGCCCCTCCCCAGGCGGAGCAGCAGGAGGTTCCCGCGGGGCGACACTCCCCTCCCCCGCAGCAGCGCCAGGTCCTGGGGGCGCCCGTAGTGACCATAGACCAGCCCCCCCtgtggggtcaggggtcagtggggtcaggggtcaggATCGGGGTCAGTGTTAGGGGTTGGCGTCAGGGCCAGAATTGGGGTCGGGGTCAGGTCAGGGGTCAGCGTTGGGCTCAGGGGTCGGGATCAAGGGGCAGGGTTGTGGTCAGGGGTCAGGCTcagggggggggtcaggggtcgGGGTTACCGTGGCGTTGCCGGGGGCACTCCAGGCGCAGAAGGCCTCGGGGTCGAGGCGGAGCCGCTCCAGCTCCCGCCCCCTCGCGTCCACCCACAGCAGTGACGCCGACCCCCTGCGGGGTCAGAGGTCACGGGTCAAGGGGTCAGGCTCCCCCCAGTAGCAATCCCAGCCCCCTCGTGGCCCCCAGCCCCAATGACCCTTGACCCCCATGACCCCTGGGATCCCTCCCAGTCGCCCCCCACAACCCCTGTGACCTTTGAATTtctgtgacaccccccccccccggcaatTCTGCAAccccctgtgacccctgaccccaaGACCCCTGGCCCACCATAACCCTTGACCCTTGACCTCTACCCCCGTGCATGAACCTCCCCCAACTCCAAGACTCTCCCCCTCGCTGCCCTGACTCCCATGACCCCTGACCCCaccaccggccccgcccccccatACCGtgtgggcagggggaggggctgggggcggctcCAGGCCCGGCTCAGCCCTGCCCCCGCCATGGCGCTCAGCACGGCCTGTgccaggccccgcccccgctCCGACCCCGCCCCGTGCGGCCCCGCGCTCACCTCCCTGCGGGCGGGTCAGGGGTCATGGGTGGGGCAAAGGGAAAGGCATCTCCGTGGGGGTCAGGGGTCAGGATACCCCCTCACCAGGGTCAGGGGTCAAGGGGGTAAGGGCCAGCCTGCATGGTCAAGGGTCAGGACAACCTCCCCCTGGGGTCGGGGGTCAGGGTTCAAGGGTCAGGGGTCAGAACACCACCTCATAGGGTGAGGTGTGAGGACCAGGGGTCAgcgtggggtcaggggtcagAGCCAGGGCAGGGTCAGAGGTCAGAGGTCACTCACCGCACCCAGGCCAACATCCGCTCCTCCCGCAGGTGCCGCTGCAGCAGCTCCCGCAGGCGGGGCCACATGGGCGGGGCCTCGGTGCTGGCCCCACCCCCTGCTTCCTCTGGGGTGGAGCCTCCCAGGTCAGGCCCCACCCTCACCCCGCCCCCACAGGGGACGTGCCCAATCCCGGCCACcaacagccctgggggggggaggggggggagaacTGGGGGTGGGCGGGGCCGTGGGAGTGGGCGGGGCTACAGCCagggtggggctggggggcaggtGGGAGGGGTAATGGGGTGTGATTGCAGTAATGGGGCATAACGGGGTTTAATTGGGGTAACAGGGCGCAATGGGGTAACGGGGTGTAATTGGGGTAATGGGGTAATAGGGTGTAACACGATAATGGGGTAATGGGGTGTAATGCGGTGTAACGGCAATGGGTTAACAGGGTAACGGGGTGCAATGTGGCAACACAGGTAATGGTGTAAAATGAGGGTGAGGGGGTAATGGGGGCAAGGGGGTGTAATGGGCTGTGAGGGGGGTAACAGGGTGCAATGGGTGGAACGGGGTAATGGGGTGTAAGGGGTGCAACGGGGTGTAAGGGAGGTAACAGGGTGTAAAGGGTGTAAGCAGTAGAGTGGGGTAACAGGGTGGAATGGGTGCAACAGGGGCGTAGTGGGGCTCACAGGGTGTAAGGGGGTGTAAGGGGATCGCGGCGGTTCCCTACCGGCCAGGAAGGCGGAGGCGGAGCCCAGCGCCAGGGTGGTGAGGGGGTGGAGCCGTGGGCAGGGCCGTGGGCGTGGCCTGCGCCGTGGGCGTGGCCCGGGGCGGGGCAGCCGCACGATCGggtccccctcttcctcctgctcccctccccccccccgggggtcccGGTGCCGGCAGTAGGACACCGCCCCTCCCCCCGGGGGCTGCGGCACCGCGTCatcgcccgccccgcccccttttggggggggacgacacctgggtccccttttGGGGGGGGCCCAAACGCCTGGGtcccccttttttggggggggacacgacaccaCTAGGAACaccttgggggggggctggggggagaccTGGGTgccctcgggggggggggggggggttgggggtgtcCTGGCCACCCGGGTCCCctttttcgggggggggggggctgttacCCGTCCACGGAAGCAGCGTCTCAGGGTGTCCATCACTGCAGGGTCCTGGGGCGAGAGCGGCCgagggggtcccgggggggtcccggggagcggtgccccccacccctccccggGGTGGACTTTGCCCCCAGCCGCACTTTGCCCCTCCCACCCCGCgccctccccgtgtcccccccgacccccccacGCCTCCGTgtcccccctgacccccccgaACCCCCCgacccccctcccgcccccgctCACCCCTCGGCCGCTGGGTCCCGCTCTGCCCCGCCCCCTCCCGAGGCGCAAAAAAGGGGCGGGGGCAAGGGCGAGGGGGCGTGGAGGCGGGCGGGGCTGTTGTGGGAAAGAGGCGTGGCTTTCTCGGGGGCGTGGCTTTCGCGGGGAGGCGGTGTGGCTGTAGTGGGGAGGGGGCGTGGCTTCTGTGGGAAAGGGCGGCATTGGGTCTGTGGGGAAAGGGGCGTGGCTATGAGGGAAGCCCCGCCCCGGCGCCGCCCGGTCTGGCTGCCCCTTATCTGACCCCGGTCACtgaccccgggggggggcactgggcgCCCGGGGGGGAGgattcggggggggggtgtgtatgtgtgtcaTTGGGAtccatggggggggggtgtcctgggggggtcccagagggggtggggggggaccaatgtgtctgggggggggggatttggggggtgtCACTGGGATCCCTGGAaggggggggtgtcctggggggggtctcaTTGGGATCCCTGGGGGTGGGGTAtcctgggggggtcctggggggggttgggggggtccccagcatctGGGCTGAGAAGAGGCGGAGGCACGGCTCAGATAAATACTCTCGTGTTTGCATTAAGTTAgttggggggggagaggggggtgttgcccccccccccgggtgggGAGTGTGTGGGGGGGCTGCGTCTCCCCTGAGTGACAGCTGTCAATCGATCGCCCACAGGGCCTGGGCGTGCCTGTGACGGGCAGCTGTCAATCAACCGGGTCGCTCAGGCGGGAGGAGGATGATTGACAGCTGTCAATCACCTGCCGGTACGTCCAACGTGCCGGGGGGAGGGTccgcagggtggggggaagcagggaacgaggcggggggggtgtgtgtgcgtgtgcggATGGATGATTGACAGCTGTCTGTCATCGTCGACAGGCGTCGGCGAGGAAGAGCCGGACCTTCCCGCGGAGGAAGCTGCTGTGCACCCCCAGCAGCCGGGCCAGGGTCCGCACCCGcaacctggggggggggtcggctcggggggggtcctgggggggacagcggcagaggggagggggggtcagGGCCCCACGGCTCCCCAGGAGCCTCTGttgcccctcccccccgccccatacCAGAGAGGAGACCCCAATTTCccccccattcccatccccctcCAGGAACCACCAAACCAGGGTGGGgaccccccattcccccccctcgcccccatttccctcccccccccggctcctccCGGCACCCCCATCCCATGatagggaccccccccagcccccattccAGGGCAgaccccccctccatcccccctTATtcccgcccccagccccccataCCAGGGCAGGGACCCACCCggggcccccccagcccccctcccctccccatcctgggagggggacccccacccccccaagcccccccatACCGGGGTGGGGACCCCCCGCAGCAGGCGGGCCAGGCTGCGGGCCGCGCTGTAGGCCCGGTCGAGGGTGGGGCGCAGGCGGGGGTCCGGCAGCAGCTCCCGCGCCCGCAGGATGGCGGCCACCAGCaccgcctgccccccccccacctcgcGCGCCCGCGCCCCCGCCTGCGGGCAGGGACGGGGGGTCACGGGGGGACGGGatgtggggacacggggagggtCACAGGGGGTCGTACAAGGACAtcgggggggggcgtggggaagggggggaccTGGGGGTCACCCAGGGacacggggatgggggggcacccaggggcaCCCCGGGACAACCACCAccgctggggacccccccgtcACCCCCCCCAGTTCACCCCAGTTTACCCCCGTTCTCCGCATCCCTTCCTCCCTGTTTCGCCCCATTTCTCCCTAATTCACCGCATTTCCCACCCTTTCTCCCCATTTTTGCCCAATATTCCCCCGTTTCACCCCCTTTCTCCACATTTTGCCCAGGTTTCCCCCTGTTTCCCCATCTCTCCCCATTTTGCCTCATTTCCCCCCCATTTCTCCCCATTTTGCCCAgttttcccctggtttccccaTCTCTCCCCATTTCGCCCCATTCCCCCCCCGTTTTGCCCGGTTTCGCCCCGTTTCCCCACTCACATCCATCCGCTGCCAGTCGTTGAAGTTGACGCCGGGGTCGGGGACGGCCACCGCCTCGGGCAGGTCACAGGGGGGGCCGcagctggcctgggggggggcgaCGGGACGTGGACGCTGCCACCCACCCACGCTGGCCCCACAGTGTCCCCAAGTCCCCCATGGCCACCCTCCCCCCAGGGGGTCCCTGTGTCCCgccccccagtgtccccacgccccccccccagcccccagggccaccccagggggtccctgtgcccccccctaCGGTGTCCCCAAGCCCCCGAGGGGGTGCCTGTCCCTCCTCCCTGTGTCGCCCCCCctgtgtccccgtccccccccgtccccccctcACCAGCCCCCTCTCGGCGTCACGGGCCTCCAGGATGAACCTCTCCATCACTCGGCGGTCACAGAGCGAGGGGGGGCCGTCGGGGCGCCCCGGGACCCCCAAGAGCATCAGCACCAGCGCacacagccctggggggggggaggacgaGAGGGGGTCAGGGACCCCCAACAGCCCCCCCAGAAGCTGcgctggggatggggatgctCTAGGTCCTACCCCCCAtccagcacccccccccccccccctgcactgggagcactgggagaggaggctgggggcactggggaagGCGGGGAGGAGGACTGGGATGGAGGGGCTGAGGGTGAACCCCCTCCCCGCTGTAATGGGGGGGTGCTCAgatgcctgggaccccccccggaCACCtggaacccccccccccggacgGCCGGGTCCCCTCCCACCACCTACTTCCCAGGATGCCCCATCCCCACACACACCGTCACCCACCAGtgggaccccccaccccagaagGGGACCCGGGTgtccaacacccccccccctttactCACCCACCGCCCCCATCGCCCCCATCGCTGGCTGCTCATGGCacggggggggtccctgggtggcCCCGGGCCTGTGGCCGTCCCCGTCGCCGcgtccccccgtccccgtccccggtTAATGTTTGATCCGAGGGGCCGCGGGGCCGGAAGGGCCCTTGGGGGGGGGTTttcccgtccccgtcccccccccaagGTTCGGCCGTCGAGGAAAAGGCCGCGCCGGCCGCCGCACGTCGGCCCCTGGCCACGggccacccccctccccggccatGCGGGGACGGCGCCGGGATGGCGGGGGGGACACGCGGGGGGGACACGTGGGGACGGGGATGTGGGCACGGAgacgtggggatgggggggacggAGTTGGGGagacggggatggggggacgggcgggggggggcacgggcagtggggcgggggggacggggatgtGGGGACACGGAGATGCGGGTTGGGGACAGCGatggggggacggggacagggacgTCGGGATGTGGTAGGGACATGGAgatggggggacagggatgggggacAGGGTTGAGGGGCCCGAGTTGGGGACATGGACACGGTGAAGGGACATGGGAttggggacagggacacggggagggggacacagggacGGGGTCACGGGGACAGCATCGGACGTGGGGATGGGAGAACAGGGATGTGGGGACGTGATGTGGGGACGAGGATGGAAGGACGGCAAAGAGGTGGGGGACTGGGATGTGCAGATGGGGACGCAGGGACAGGGTCATGGACGTGGGCacggggggacagggagggggatgtggggatggGCAAAGGCCACAAGGACAGGGAcagagggatggagggacagggacggggacagggacacgggGATGCGCACGCAGGCACAGGGACGAGGACTGGGATACGGGGACATGGGCACGGGGACCAGGGGGATGTGACACGGGGACAGGAACACAGGGATGCAaagggacagggacggggacaCCAGGATGGGACGTGCACAGGAGGACGTAGGGACAAAGACACAGGCgtgaggatggggacagggatggggacacggggacagggacaccgACATGGGGACAGGAactgggacatggggacactggggccGGGGAATatagggacagggatggggacacggacATGTGTACACGGACATAGCAATAAGGGACACAGGCATAGGGATGTGGACATGGGCAATCCTGGGGTtgaggacatggggacagggacaccaacatggggacagggacagggccATGGGGCCACAAGGCCATGAGGACAGGGATGAGGACACaaacatggggacagggatatGGTAATAGGGATGTGGGAATAGGGACACAGGCAATCCCAGGGAtgaggacatggggacagggacatagggctggggacatgggtgtagggacatggggacagggacacgggCAATCCTCAGGATGAGGacacagggacagggatgggaatGCCACACGCAGGGCCAGGGCCGCGGGACCACGGTGGCACAGGGTGACGTGGGGACACGGTGACGCGCCAGGATCCAGGaccctggacacctgggtcccctcgTCAGCGGCGgggacacaccccccccccccccacgggGGGGTGGCTGTGACCTGAGGAAGCGGCCGAACAATGGGGCAGCGTCACCGTCACCGTCGCGGCCACCGGCCGCTGGCGCCACCGTGGCCCCGGGGGTGGACACGCAGGGACCCCGGCACCCAGCCCACGGCGGTGGGGATGTCACGCCGAGGAAAGGGGTGGGGGAGGTGTCCCCCCACCGCAGCGGCGGGGAGGGGACCCCGGTGTCCCCCGGTGGGGGGACACATGCACGCGGGCGTCCGGCCGGCCCCCTGCCAGGCCGTACGTGCGGTtcggcacggccaggccccgGGGTCAGGTCCCCGCGGCGCCAGCGGGGCCAAAGGGCGACCGGGGGcggttggggtggggggggcagtgggggatATATGGCCCTCTGCCACCCGGACGCCTGGGTGTCCCCCCtgcagacacctgggtcccccctgAACAAgggactccccccccccccccccaatgtccACGTTCTGCCCAGTAAAGGGGGCCCAGATGCCTGCATGACCCCCCcgacacctgggtccccccagaTGCGACACCCCAAACACCTGAGGTCGTCATCCCCCCAACAGCTGGCTTCCCCTGGGCATTATGGGCCCAACACCTgagccccccccatcccctgaAACCTGGGTCCCTCCTGCACATCCAcatcttccccccccgccccgcccccagatgcctgggtccgttgcgggggagggaagggggttTCCTGCCCCAAAGGTCAGCGGTGACGCGGAGGAAGCCCGTGTCCCAcaccccccctcttcccccccccccaaggaagCCCCAAAACGTCACTGCTGCCACCATCTTTattggggtccccccccaaaGTTCCAGATGTCTGGGTATCCCCCCCTGACTGCTTGGGTCCACTTGGGGGGGGACATGAGGGGCTGAACAGgtcctttgggggggggtggtgttatCAAGGGTCTTGGTGGCCTCAGGTCGTGGTGGCCCATGGTGGCTCATGGTGGCCCGTTGATGGTTCTAACTCACGGTGGCCCCAGGTCACGGTGGGTCATGGTGGGCTGTGGTGGCCCCAGCTTGGTGGCATCTTGGTGGCTCCAGCTCATGGTGGCCCTGGCTCGTGGTGGCATCTTGGTGGCTCGTTGATGGTTCTAACTCACAGCGGCCCCAGCTCATGGTGGGTCACGGTGGCTCATGGTGGCCCTGGCTCATTGCTGGCTCCAGCTGATGGTGGCCCCGCCTCACCGGTGGCCCCAGCTCGTTAGTGGCATCTTGGCGGCTCGTTGGT
Proteins encoded in this region:
- the EPO gene encoding erythropoietin isoform X2, which gives rise to MGAMGAVGLCALVLMLLGVPGRPDGPPSLCDRRVMERFILEARDAERGLASCGPPCDLPEAVAVPDPGVNFNDWQRMDVAGADPGPAAGGAQQLPPREGPALPRRRLSTMTDSCQSSIRTRTHTPPASFPASPHPADPPPGTLDVPAGD
- the TFR2 gene encoding transferrin receptor protein 2 translates to MDTLRRCFRGRPPGGGAVSYCRHRDPRGGGGEQEEEGDPIVRLPRPGPRPRRRPRPRPCPRLHPLTTLALGSASAFLAGLLVAGIGHVPCGGGVRVGPDLGGSTPEEAGGGASTEAPPMWPRLRELLQRHLREERMLAWVREVSAGPHGAGSERGRGLAQAVLSAMAGAGLSRAWSRPQPLPLPTRGSASLLWVDARGRELERLRLDPEAFCAWSAPGNATGGLVYGHYGRPQDLALLRGRGVSPRGNLLLLRLGRGPPAAKVAAAAGSGAIGVLLYPDPQDTAGPGGGPGLGGDTAVTVHVQEGLGDPYSRGFPSFSGRAPPRRPQGLPAIPAHTLSASTAARLLRVLGGPRAPAHWGPPSQGLRYQPGPGGRRLRLSVAAGTAPGTLTSVFGALEGRLEPDCYIIVGAQRDSLGPGAAASGVGTALLLELAHLFAAMGRDGFQLRRTLLFISWDGGEFGHLGATEWLEGYPDLLHTKAAAYISLDQAVLGDDRLVAKTSPTLVNLIESALSQVESPNEGGKSLLEQVTRPGRSWESDVIRPLPPESGAFPFTAAAGVPALELGFDEAAGGWSRAALGTREDTLGRLQGRLRGRLPAVARAVAAVAAHLLLRLAHDTRLPLDPAALGDALLRRLAPLQAQGLSLQCLSSARGDVVRAAETLRREMAGSEGTNERLNRGFNARIMAAEASLLSPFVSPLVTPFRHILLGRGGHTLPALAAQLGGGDGQGTRGDAGHLRLRLALLAWTLQGTAGALAGDAWDRGDIWGRGDLGDRGDVWDHGGLGDSGDWGDVWDHGGLGDGGGLGDGGDTWDYEDNGDIRDRGDPQGPLGTLGTP
- the EPO gene encoding erythropoietin isoform X1 encodes the protein MGAMGAVGLCALVLMLLGVPGRPDGPPSLCDRRVMERFILEARDAERGLASCGPPCDLPEAVAVPDPGVNFNDWQRMDAGARAREVGGGQAVLVAAILRARELLPDPRLRPTLDRAYSAARSLARLLRGVPTPDPPRADPPPRLRVRTLARLLGVHSSFLRGKVRLFLADACRR